Below is a genomic region from Miscanthus floridulus cultivar M001 chromosome 1, ASM1932011v1, whole genome shotgun sequence.
CAGTGGGAGTACTGTGGTGGTGATGGAGTAGCAGCGAGGCCAGCCGGTGACTGGCAACGGCGATGGCGGACTCTCAGCGCGgggacggctgctgctgcgggcgctgcgaacggcgaaggaggagccggGAAAAGAAAATGAAGGCGCGAAAGGGAGCGGGCGGTGCTAGGGGTGATAATGGCCTGCTCTGGCGCGTCATGGCCTGcatggtcagggcaacggcgacgcgcggccatcgctGCCTCCACACGATGGCCCTATCCTAGCGACGGTCGGCCACCAAAACCGATTTAGCTCATCAGTTAATCCCGAAGCCGAGCCTGACagcaagtttttcatttgaattatctCCCAATACAAAGCTGTTCAGTGAATgattccaaaacaaaagttgtagtcctaagtaccatctacaattattgttcaatGAACTCGTGCTAAATCGCAACCAAAACTGAGTAAAATCATCACGAAGATCGGCTTGTCAGTCGGTAAGTTAAcaaggacttagcaaattttgttaagtgttgacatgttgatttttctgattcttgtgatccaatttcaagcatgttaggagctagatcattcaatgacccaaaaataaatgttgttccttatatcaaatactacaactttgcttttagtgaccacctccatgcaaggtctctagcacctagttcaaacttggtcaaacatgtcacatttaaaagattatacacttcaaactatggcttaatgacctatttacccctaaccatgaatatcaaagttgttcataatgatactctaaacatgtttaagcaaattgcaaggtcataccatcatttcatgtattagtcactcatagtgctattttaatcacatgaaatcttaagtgttgattcatgaaaggtgaccatgaacaatgtcctatttgctaacctaggtgttgctatatgtttgtgtgacttacatccaccaagtacatgtgtacactcatgatcatatgcatatacacatggagacatgaaataatgagaaaagttgcatatgttcaaggaaacatgcgataacaagcaaatgttgcagatgtttcaatcaaatgtttcaattgtaaatacttgtttatgaatgcttgatgcttatgctcatgttatgcaagtcaagttatgtatggctaacacctgaggtgttacagagATGTAGTAGAGATATATGTTGAAGGACATGCAGTTGATGATGAAGAGaaagaggatgatgaggacagcAACTTTGAAGATAAGATTGAAGGTGAGCAAGAAGAACATGATGACAGTGAGTTTGAAGGTGGATATGAGGAACTGACAGATCCAGGTGAAGATATCTTGGTTGCTCATCATAAGAATGAAAGTAGGGAAGATGTAGAGAAACATATCAAATTTGTAAGGGAGTGGTATAGCCCTAGCAAGATGGACAAGGGGAAGCAGGTGGTTGATGACCAAGGGAGTCAGCCAGTTGCTAGTCAACTaaatatttcaagtgttttgaaTGACAAAGAAATTTTAGAGAAGAGCAGTGACAGTGAGTTTTTACCTAGAGATGACAATTCATCTGAGGAAGATGATGAAGTTGTACAGATTCAAAAGAAGTTCAAGGAATTCAAAAAGAGCATGAAGAGTGGACAAGTAGCAAATCTAGATGATGTCATCTTGGATAGGCCAAATTCTGCGCCAACCACGTTTGAGCTTGATGATGATGCAAATAACACCCCATATGCTAACAGCAGTGTAGAGGATGAGTCAGAGGAGGAAGCAAGTGAGAGGCACTTAGAGACCAAGCACAACTATTACCCAAGGTTCAATAAGAATGTACCTAGTCCTAGGTTTGTGATTGGCATGAAGTTCACTGGGAAAAAGCAGTTCAAGAAAGCAATTATTAGGCAAAGTTTGCTAGAGAGGAGGGTGATCAGGTTTAGGAGGAATGAGTCACACATGATGTTAGCTCTATGTGATTGGGCCACATGTACCTGGAGATGTTTGTTGTCAACCAATTCAAGGACAGACAACTGGCAGGTGGCTAGTTTAAATGATTTGCACACATGCCCCCAAGGAGGGATAACAAGTTAGTAACTGCTAGTATGATTGTAGAGAAGTATGAGAAGTTCATAATGACCAACCCAacatggagtttggaaagaatgaGAACCATAATTCAAAATACATGAAATGTAAGGGAATAGGCCACAATAAGTCTACTTGTGACAAGAGACATGTGGTTCCATCTAGCAGTAAAACTCCAGGAGGCATAGGTCATGCTGCTCCACAACCAAGTAATCTATCAGCTGATGCTTCTACATATGGCAGCTTTGTACCCACTGCTACCTCTAATGAAAGCAGTAGAGGAAGAGGGAAAAGAAGAGCATCTCAGCGAAGCCAAGTAACTGTATGTGCTACTTCGTATATTGTTTCCTTTTTTTAATTTTGCCTCCAATTTCTTATATTTTAACTCACATGTAGAAAAAGGTCAAGTGCACTGCCACAGCTAGAGCGCAAATGCCTGAGCAAGCTAACATGCATTTACAAGCCAATGTTCCATTGTCCCAGGCAAGTTCTTCTGTGAACTTGAGTTTTAAAGGTGGAAAAGCATGTGTTACAGTCACCGCCGAGGAACCTCCAAGGAAAAAGCAATCAGTGAAGAAGTGCACACAACCAAGCCAATTTCTGCTTCTCAAAGACCGTGCTGATCCCTAAGAGCATGTATTGCCATATTGTGATGTTAACTTGCATTGTACTGCCAGACTTTCAAGGCTTTCaggttgttgaacttgtaatgtaATGCCAGACATTTAAGGCATTTGTGACGTTCTTCACCTGTAATGTAATGTAATGCTAGACTTTCAGGTTGTAATGCTAGACCTTTAACGTTATTGGCATAGTGGCTTCTCTTGTTGTGGTTTATCAATTGCGGGTTAGTCTTCTGTCTTGTGTGAAAGTATATGAGTTCTTGATTGGAGCCTCCATACAACAACGTCAAAGTAGCGATCAAAGCAACCAAAACCTGAAAGCCTTGTCTTGGAATTCATAATCGATTCAAAGATAGCAAAATACATCTTGAATTCAATACATCTTCCATACTTCTACACCATAAACTAACAAGCATCCAACTACTACCATTGTCTTCCATCACAACTAAAAAAGTAAGAAACATCTACTTTCTAAAAAGTACAGCAAGCACTAGAATCACACAGGTCGCCAATACAAACTTCAGCAAACCTAGTTCCTTCTCCATCATCCTGTATTTCAACTGAACATCTTCTGTTCCAGCTGTTTTCACTGTTGGTGCCACATCATCTGTGCCTACAAATCATGTTTCCACCATGACTCTTCCTTGTTGCCTTGATGCTTCTGCATCAACGAATGCCAGATCCATGTGATCATTTCCCTGTCTGTTAGCCATCCTCATTGCTCGCACTTGGTCACAGAGCTCAATAAGAACGGGTACAAGGTGCTTCGGACTTGGTGGATCAATCCAGCGATAAAATTGGCATGGCCGCATATTGCTCTATAACCGTGATTACAACTAAAACCAAGACAACTTCAATCATGACATCCAACAAAGAACCAGCACCCTCACGGGCAATTGTAGAACCTGCGATCGAACTCACCTGAGATCTGAAGCAATTATAACCTGCAGCCCGGATTATCATTGGTCCACGATGTCCACTTTGCCGCCTTCGCTCCGCAATCGCAAATCACGGGCGGCCAATAATCAAGAGGGCCTCGGCAACACTGGAAGGGGGACCACCGAAAGCCACCACGGTCGGACCTTCCTCCTCCCCTCTAGCTACTCGCGCTGCTCGAGCTCGCCATGCTGTTGATCCGCACCTACGCCACACCCTCACCAGCACcctccgtcgtcgtcgtcgccgtcgtcgggaGTTAGGATTCGGGATTGGGGAAGGAACGAGAGTAAGAGGAGAGTGTTGGACTACTTGGGCCACCAGACATGGAGACTGGTCCGAAACCGCGGTCGTGGCGGGTTGACTGGGTGGAAACCGCGGTCGAATGAATGCAAGGGTCAATTTTAACTGATTTTGAGAGTTAAAAAACTGCACGTGTCTGGTTTTGGAGTCACGTGGTTAAAAAAACTACGGCGAGGGAAAAAATGGACTTTTTCCCCGTCGAAATCGCCGACAATCGTAATGGCACCCATCCAAATTAAACTTAAAAAAAACATCAGGAGCTGCGTCGACGCCACCGAGAAAACCCCGCCGCTCATCTAGACTCCGCCACCAGAATGAGATCGTCTGCAGTCGCGCAGAGTGACTTATCTCTGCAGTCGGCGCATCTAAGACGTTCATTGTGATCCAACGGTGACCCTAACTAAACTCATCTAGCAGGCCGTTCTAGTGGCCCATCGCAGCCCAAACATCGCACTCGTCTTCGTTGTTCTCGTCAACGCCATCGACACCCACCACAGCAGCGTCGACgagcgcggccatggcggacccCTCCTCCTAGCTCGTTGATCTCGTCAACGCCGTCGACGCTGCTCACAAGGAGATCGTGGGACAGGGCGGGCACCTTGGCGAATGTGGCGGCAGCGGCGAGGGCGCCCCCGGCAGCGCCGACAAGCTTGGAGCCGAAGACGAGCACCTTGATGTCAGCGGCGACGTCGGCGTCGTCCTTGGCGGAaagcccgtcgccggaggctagCATGTCGAAGGTGGTGGCGTCCCTGCGTGCGGCCTCGCATGACAGGTCGAGAGAGTTCGCTAGGCAGGTGACTGTGGCAGCGGTGACATTGCTTCCCACGACACCGCACGCACGCACGAGCTCGCCATGGACGACTGTCGGTCCTTCAACTCTGCCGCCATCTTTCTCGTGCATAACTGAGTAACTGACCTCGAGCTGCTACTCTCCCGCGAACTCGTGCGTTAGACCATCCAGGTGCCTCGGAGGACTCCGTCTTGCCCGCCGCCCACGCAGCTGCCGGACGTGTGCGGTGTGCCTGCCCATGGGTGCTCAGGCCCTGCTCGTCGGTGAGATGCGCATGTCTTCTTCGTCCGTGACCTCGCAAGCTGCTTCGTGCGTGCGGTGTCGTGACAACCATCATGCTTGCGTGCGGTGTCGTGTCGGGGGAAGCGATGTCACCGCTGCCACAGCCGCGTGCCTCGCGAATTCGCTCGACCTTGCCGCCGCGCTGACTCAGGGCTCCAATGACGAGACCGTGGTGGCCGCGGCTTCCGCGCCCGTCACCGTCGCGCTCGCGGCGCTGATGGACTGTCGCGCCGCTGGCCTCGTCGTCGCGCTGTCGTGCGAGGCCGCGCGTAGGGACACCACGACCTTCGACATGCCAGCCTCCGGCGACGTGCTCTCCGCCAAGGACGAGGCCGACGTCGCCGCCGACATCAAGGTGCTCGTCTTCGGCTCCATGGTTGTCGGCGCTGCCGAGggcgcccttgccgccgccgccacgttcGCCAAGGTCCCTGTGAGCGGCGTCGACGGCGTGACGAGATCAACGAGGAGGAGGAGTCCGCCTGGCCGCGCCCGTCGACGCCGGCTTCGGCTGCGACGATTTCGGTTGCAACGGCGGAGTCCAGTACTGGTACGAGTCGCCCGGGTATCCTTCACGTGCCTGGGCTGAGATGGGCCGGCTGCGGGCTTCCAAGACTAGTTTGGTTCTGGCGTTTTGTGGGCTCACGGTTGGATCTGAAACGGACGGCTCAGATGCTTGACTGTAGAGAACAGTCGATTTGCCCGACTGCAGAGGATCTCATTCCCCGCCGCCTGCGACGCCAGGACGCCGGCCCGCCTGGGCGCCTGCGCCTTCCGCCGCTCCGCCGGCCGCGGTCGCCGCGGCCCAGCTTCCGGCCACGTCCCTCGCGGGGGCCCTCCGCCGGACGGCGCGCCGCGTACGGCTGCCTCGGTCGCCACGGCGCGGCCCAGCACCGCCGCCGTCCCGCTTCCGGCCATCTCCTTCACGCGACTTCGCCCTTGCGTGCCCGTGCAGTTGCGCCGCATCGCCTCCGGCCACCTCCCCCGCCGCGCTTCGCCCTCGCGGACCCCTGCAGCGGCAACGGCCGCCTATACTGCCCCCTCGCATGGCAAGTGGACCACCAACGTCCCCCTTCCGCCTCGGCGGCACCTGTGCTCCCTTTTTCTCCCTGAATTTTTATGCTCTTGATAGCAGATTAATGGGTGCCGCCGCCGCATCTGGAGGGGCGTGCCACGTGCCCCCGTTGCTCACTGCAGCGCACGTGCGGCCTACGGCGACTCTGCCGCGGAGATGGACCGAACGGGGCTCCGATCTAGCGTCCACGATGAGGTACACTCCTATCTCCTCTCCTCTTGCCCTCACTGTCTCTAACTCTGGTGTGCCTCAGATCTCCGGTGATAGGCGGTGCTGGAGACAGACGACGAACCGACATGGGTACCTGCGTCGGCGGGGCGCCCACGGGCCACGGCAACCTGACGGGACCAAAGGCGGAGGGAAAAGTGCTGACCAATATATAGTCTGCGAACGTTTGAGATTGTGCTACTTTgttgattttgattttttttatagaaCTGCAACGGATGCAGGCAAGCCGCCACGACCATTGCTCAGCTGTAAGTAACCACGTCGAGCAGCTTTACATATATCAAATTGTTTACTTCCTTTTCTTGACTTCTCTCCTTTTACCTTTCATTTGTATTTTTGGCTTACCAGGAATACTCATATGCTGCACCGGCGTTGTCCCCCCTCCAGCCTCAGGCCCTCGACAGGAGGTTTGCTCTGCGTTTTCGCTTCTtattttctcttttccttttttgtGGCAAATGGTATGCAGATGTGAATCCAATTATATGTGCTTACATGTGAAGACCAATTATATAGTCTTCTAAATTTCAATTCTGTGTTTTCTCTTCTtattttctcttttcctttttttggGCAAATGGTATGCACATGTGAATTCAATTATATGTGCTTACATGTGAATACCAATTATATAGTCTTCTAAATTTCAATTCTAAAATTTATGTGCTTGCCTCCTGTTTGATAAAGAAATTGCATGTACTTGGTTGCCCGGTATTGTATTATcctgctgctgttgctttttCCTCTCATTATTGATTTGTGACCATGCAAAATCTAGATGGGAAATTAGGATGACACATTTACTTCCTTGAGTCTTTTGTGTTATTCACAACAGTTATCTGAATCAATTTGATCTTTTAGCCGTAAGCAGGAAACGAAGGTGAGAAAAGTCATTCTTTATCTCTGATGCTATTTTGGTGAGGACCACCTGCCACGCTTCATATCTCTTAACGGTTTTCAAGCCTTATTACTCTTCCCTTTTGGTCTCATTATTGATTTGTGAGCATGGAAAATCTAGATGACAAACTAGGATGACACATTTGCTTCCTTTATTTACTAAAAAGCGAAGCATTTGTGCTCAGCAGGTGGGAAGGAAAATGTTTTGCTCAATTGCTTCAGAAGGCATGCTTCTCTACAGATGCCTGCCATTGACAATGCATGATAGTATCATATAGTCAGTATTCAGTAATTAAGCTTTTCTCTTCTAGTCCCCAATGCCATTATTCTACTGATTTGCTGCAACACAGTTTTAAACCCAGTGCGTTGCCACCAAACGTTTCTCTAAAATGTAGAATCATGGTTTGTTGCAGCTGCTGAATTAAATTTCGAAAATGCTATTTGTTGACGCAAGAATGCAAATATCCTTCCCATACATTGTGTACATGCACTCAATACCTACATGGCGAATTTTCAAAAAAGAAATACCTACATGGCGCCCTTTTGGGGATAACTGCCAGTGGTAATATCACGAGATGAGATTGTAGATGCACTGTTGTTGCCTTTATAGATGTTTCCGTTGGAAGTTATGTCGGAAAACATGTCATCAGGAAATAATTCATCACTACATCATATTGGGGTGAATTATCTGAATCTCAGGTTATATTCAGTCAACCTTCTGAAGTATGCCAAAATATACAGAGGGCCTCTCCATCTCCAATTTAATTTGGACATTTCGTTCATTAGTTTGGATAGGATTCTTCCATTTTTGAAGTACATTGCTGCTGTGAATAAgtaaatttccttttcttttactgAACATCATATAGGCCTGCCATACACTGGGGCACTGATAAGAGGAAGGTGCTACTACAGCTGGGTATGTAATATGTAATAATCCCCATCCCACCCCCACCCAAAAAACCTTTTACCAATAGAATACTCTATTTCTTACCCTCCTCTACTTTTAACATCAGATTCTAAACCTGCTTTTGGATATGTATGCAGGGACCAATTGCTTGGAGTGGAAACTATAGCACATTTCTGTTTTTTTTACCACATATGCAAGCTTAGTACCATCAGCAATTGTCCATCGCAGCACAGATTCTTATTAGTTTTCCAGTCCTGAGTATGGCACTATTTGTAAACTTTTTATATACTGTAACATTTGATGTTCCTTTTGATGACTTTAATACTTCAAATTTGACAACTTCAAGCTGTTTGATGACTTTAATACTTTAAATTAGTGTCAAATATCTGATGTCACGGGGCTAAACTTTAATACCTGAAACCAAACAGGCCTAGTCCATCGCTGTCAGAAAATAAGACGCAGCTGGCTATGCTGCAACTGTGTGTGAACCTCTTGTTTCTCCTGACCGCTCTTGCCAGCACGAAGCCACTTACTAGCCACGGACCTGTCTTTGAAATGAGTTTGGTGCGGCTTTGAGCTTTGAATTTGAAGGGATCGCAAGGAAATTGTGACCAGAAATGACAAGCCCGCGGTGCGCAGCAGAACGGCAGAAGAGACTGCCAACTGCGAATCCGTGTTCATCAGATTATTGGTCGTTGTTTAAGGTGCATAGCaggtactcctactcctactaatCAACAATGGAAGCAGATGACACGTGCTGATTCACATGCACCCGCTACGGCGGGCGCTCGGGCCGCACGGGCACGGCCAAGCTGACCACACCGTCGCCGTCAGGCAGGCTCGCGGTCGCGGCCGCGTCGGTAAGCTCCATGGCAAGTGTTTATTTCAGCTTGCTCGCCGAGTCGAGAGGGAGGTGGATTGCTCCTAGAAACACTCTCTTCATCGGTTGCTTTTGCTTAAGGTA
It encodes:
- the LOC136508278 gene encoding uncharacterized protein: MGAQALLVGEMRMSSSSVTSQAASCVRCRDNHHACVRCRVGGSDVTAATAACLANSLDLAAALTQGSNDETVVAAASAPVTVALAALMDCRAAGLVVALSCEAARRDTTTFDMPASGDVLSAKDEADVAADIKVLVFGSMVVGAAEGALAAAATFAKVPVSGVDGVTRSTRRRSPPGRARRRRLRLRRFRLQRRSPVLRTVDLPDCRGSHSPPPATPGRRPAWAPAPSAAPPAAVAAAQLPATSLAGALRRTARRVRLPRSPRRGPAPPPSRFRPSPSRDFALACPCSCAASPPATSPAALRPRGPLQRQRPPILPPRMINGCRRRIWRGVPRAPVAHCSARAAYGDSAAEMDRTGLRSSVHDEISGDRRCWRQTTNRHGYLRRRGAHGPRQPDGTKGGGKSADQYIVCERLRLCYFVDFDFFYRTATDAGKPPRPLLS